The following coding sequences are from one Melanotaenia boesemani isolate fMelBoe1 chromosome 17, fMelBoe1.pri, whole genome shotgun sequence window:
- the serinc2 gene encoding serine incorporator 2 translates to MGACLALGSLASCASCLCGSASCLLSSCCPSTNNSTISRLAFSLLLLLGTLVSIIMILPGMEEHLKKIPGFCVGGSSIPGVENKVNCDVIVGYKSVYRMCFAMACFFLLFSIIMIRVRSSKDPRAAVQNGFWFFKFLVLVGLTVGAFFIPDGTFTTVWYYFGVVGSFIFIIIQLILLVDFAHSWNQSWLEKAEDGNSKCWFAALLSFTFIHYAVAFAAVVLFYVFYTQPDDCTEHKVFISLNLIFCIIVSIVAILPKVQEAQPSSGLLQASLISLYTMYVTWSAMANNPNRQCNPSLLSLVQPSSTTPPPGPAPTPAPGNVQWWDAQGIVGLIIFLFCTLYASIRSSNNTQVNKLMQTEEGQGLTANFEPSPVEDGTHRAVDNEEDGVTYSYSFFHFSLCLASLYIMMTLTNWYKPNTDYQAMQTAMPAVWVKISSSWLGLALYLWTLVAPLVLPDRDFS, encoded by the exons ATGGGTGCGTGTTTGGCGTTGGGCTCCCTCGCCAGTTGT GCATCCTGCTTGTGTGGCTCCGCCTCCTGCCTCCTCTCGTCATGCTGCCCTTCAACAAACAACTCCACCATCAGCCGGCTGGCCTTCtccttgctgctgctgctggggaCGCTGGTGTCCATCATCATGATTCTTCCAGGCATGGAGGAACATCTTAAAAAG ATTCCAGGTTTCTGTGTGGGCGGCTCGAGCATACCTGGTGTGGAAAACAAGGTGAACTGTGATGTCATCGTGGGCTACAAGTCTGTGTACCGCATGTGCTTCGCCATGGCctgcttcttcctcctcttctccatcatcatgaTCCGAGTGCGCAGCAGCAAGGACCCCCGAGCTGCCGTCCAAAACGG gttctggttcttcaAGTTTCTGGTGTTGGTGGGTTTAACTGTGGGAGCGTTCTTCATTCCAGATGGCACCTTTACTACAG TCTGGTATTACTTTGGTGTGGTGGgctccttcatcttcatcatcatccagcTCATTCTGCTGGTGGACTTTGCTCATTCCTGGAACCAGTCCTGGCTGGAGAAGGCGGAGGATGGAAACTCCAAGTGCTGGTTTGCAG CTCTGCTGTCCTTCACCTTCATCCACTACGCTGTGGCTTTTGCCGCCGTAGTCCTCTTCTACGTCTTCTACACCCAACCTGATGACTGCACCGAGCACAAAGTCTTCATCAGCCTCAACCTCATCTTCTGCATCATCGTGTCCATCGTGGCCATCCTGCCCAAAGTTCAG GAGGCTCAGCCCAGCTCCGGTCTGCTCCAGGCTTCTCTCATCTCCCTCTATACCATGTATGTCACCTGGTCGGCCATGGCCAACAACCCCA ACCGTCAGTGTAACCCCAGTCTGTTGAGTTTGGTCCAGCCCAGCAGCACCACTCCACCACCGGGACCAGCTCCTACTCCAGCTCCAGGAAATGTGCAGTGGTGGGACGCCCAGGGCATCGTGGGACTGATCATTTTCCTCTTCTGTACACTTTACGCCAG CATCCGCTCCTCTAACAACACCCAGGTCAACAAGCTGATGCAGACTGAAGAAGGCCAGGGTCTTACCGCCAACTTCGAGCCGTCCCCAGTGGAGGACGGCACTCACCGTGCCGTGGACAACGAGGAGGATGGCGTGACCTACAGCTACTCCTTCTTCCACTTCAGCCTGTGCCTGGCCTCCCTCTACATCATGATGACCCTCACCAACTGGTACAA ACCCAACACGGACTACCAGGCCATGCAGACCGCCATGCCGGCCGTCTGGGTGAAGATCAGCTCCAGCTGGCTAGGCCTGGCCCTCTACCTGTGGACCCTGGTGGCCCCGCTGGTGCTTCCTGACCGAGACTTCAGctaa